GACCGGGCTGGTCATTGCGCTGCTGGCCATCATGCTGGTCGGCGCGGCGGCCTCTGCCTGGCGATTCCTGCGCGTGGACGACCTCGCGGCGCAGCTGATCGGCGCCGGCGCCATGCTGATCGTGGTGCTGGGCGTGTGGGTGCTCGGGCGCGAGCTGCTCTTCGGCATCGGCACCGAGCGGCTCGGCCGTCGACTGGAGGACGAGGGCGGGCTGCCCGAGGACACGGTGGAACGCTCGGCCGGTGGTCGGGCGAACCGCGAGCAGGCTGACGAGCAGTTCAAGGTCTATGCCGCAGAGGCCGAGGCCGCACCGGAGGATTGGCGCTCCTGGTTCCGGCTCTCGATCGCCTATGACACCGCCGGGGACCGGGTCCGCGCGCGCAAGACCATGCGCAAAGCCATCTCGATGGAGAAGTCCTCCCGCGCGGCACGCTGATCCGCGTGCTCTAGCTGCCGACCCACTCCCGGGTGCCGTCGGAGAAGAACTGTTCCTTCCAGATCGGCACCTGGTCCTTGGTCTGTTCCACCAGCTCGGCGCAGGCCTGGAACGCCTCGGCGCGGTGAGCTGACGCTACCGCGGCGACGAGCGCGTGATCACCGATCTCCAGCTGGCCCACCCGGTGCGCCACCCACACCCGCACGGTCGGGAAGCGTGCGGCGATGTCCACGGCCACCTGCGCGATCGCCTCGGCGGCAGAGGGGTGCGCGGTGTAGCTGAGCCGGTCCACGGGCTGACCGTGATCATGATTGCGGACAATGCCGGAGAAGCCGACGACGGCGCCTGCCCGGTCCGCCCAGACCTCCACCTCAGCCTGGGTCAGGCTCAGCGGCTGGTCGCTGAGCTC
The nucleotide sequence above comes from Nesterenkonia halotolerans. Encoded proteins:
- a CDS encoding molybdenum cofactor biosynthesis protein MoaE, giving the protein MSAEEPQSLNQAGLSADEPFEFPQERVILAELSDQPLSLTQAEVEVWADRAGAVVGFSGIVRNHDHGQPVDRLSYTAHPSAAEAIAQVAVDIAARFPTVRVWVAHRVGQLEIGDHALVAAVASAHRAEAFQACAELVEQTKDQVPIWKEQFFSDGTREWVGS